The Mya arenaria isolate MELC-2E11 chromosome 15, ASM2691426v1 genomic sequence TTACCGGAGTCAATAAATGCGTGTGTACGGCTCACATTGTAGATTGTAACAATCATGGGCTTTCGAACACTCCTCCGCTGTCAAGTTCAAGTGAATTCACAAGTCTAGAATTGTCAAACAACTCTCTGACTGTTATTCAGGCGGCTTCCTTTGCCGGTCTTAATTTGACCAATTTAGATTTgtcaatgaataaaatatctTCGGtggaaaacaatgcattctCTGGTATTTCAAACCAGTTGAAAAGGCTTGATTTGTCACACAACAATTTGAGATTTCTCCCCAATGCGATTGGATATCTTACAACTATAAGCGAGTTGGACGTACGCTGGAATCCAATGCCTGGCTACTCAGGTGGACGCCATGGTACAGATGGACTGACTGACAGCGTTATGAGAAGCATAGGAAACACCATTAAGGTCTTCAAATTCGGCGACGCTATGATGACATCTTGGCCGCAAAGTTTGAATCATTTCAACAGATTAGCAGAACTCGTCGTGGCTGGTGTGAACATACCGTACTGGCCACCGAATGCCTTCCATGGGTTTGAGCAAACGCTTAAGAAATTGACAATAGAAAACCTACCGATCGGTTCTGTGCCATATGGCATAGCTGGACTGCGACATTTAGAAGAGCTGCACCTTGACAATCTACTTTACCCATTCGGTGACAGCAGTCTTGTCTCCCTTCCTTTTACTGAACTTGGTGGAACACTCAAAGTTCTTAGCCTGAAAAATGACAGCCTAACAACATTTCCGGAAGGCATTAAACAACTAACGTCCCTACAGGAACTCTACCTAGATGGAAACAATTTGGATTTCGTCAGTGATGAAGCTATAAGCCTGCTTAAAACGGCCAACGTCACGCTGTTAAGTCTTCGTAACTGCGCTCTGAAACGTGTTCCAGGGGAGATTT encodes the following:
- the LOC128218928 gene encoding uncharacterized protein LOC128218928, translated to MALFVLLLAVLTQLRPTVAQQSVPCPITGVNKCVCTAHIVDCNNHGLSNTPPLSSSSEFTSLELSNNSLTVIQAASFAGLNLTNLDLSMNKISSVENNAFSGISNQLKRLDLSHNNLRFLPNAIGYLTTISELDVRWNPMPGYSGGRHGTDGLTDSVMRSIGNTIKVFKFGDAMMTSWPQSLNHFNRLAELVVAGVNIPYWPPNAFHGFEQTLKKLTIENLPIGSVPYGIAGLRHLEELHLDNLLYPFGDSSLVSLPFTELGGTLKVLSLKNDSLTTFPEGIKQLTSLQELYLDGNNLDFVSDEAISLLKTANVTLLSLRNCALKRVPGEISDLRNLETLDLSENLIRSIESTDLQNLHNLHTLRLNANPLLYISDNSLCGLDNLRDFFLQNTYLTEMSVAFKNMRRLHKLDLSGSHIDCTCDLTWVKSWIQKCRLDEGTPEIEGDCETIDNKLMTYVNSRLPNCPGFHEDDLVFSCTGTCIEH